A region of the Planctomycetaceae bacterium genome:
GCCGGGGACTGGGAGCGACCGGCGGGACGCTCGACAAGCTGGAAGCCATCCCCGGTTTCCGCACGGATCTGTCGCTGGACGAAATCACCCGGCGGACTCAGACCGTCGGGTGCGTCATCACTGGCACCACGAAGGAACTCGCGCCGGCCGATCGAAAGCTGTACGCACTTCGTGATGTCACCGGCACCGTGCCATCCATTCCACTCATCACCGCCAGCATCATGAGCAAGAAGCTGGCCGAATCGCTCGACGCGCTCGTGCTGGACGTGAAGTTCGGTTCCGGAGCGTTCATGAAAACTCGCGACGACGCGATAGCCCTAGCGCGTTCTCTAGCGGCCACCGGGCGCCGGATGAACGTCCGAACGACAGCGCTGCTGACAGACATGAATCAGCCGCTGGGACGCATGTGCGGCAACGCTGTGGAAATTCTGGAATCGATTGACGTCCTGCAAGGCAAAGGTCCGGCCGACGTGCGCGATCTGACGCTGCAGCTTGCCGCGGAACTCCTGGTGTCCTGCGGCCGGTGCAGCTCGACGGACGAAGGCGTCGCTGTGGCCGCACGCAACCTGGATTCGGGAGCTGCCTTCGAAAAGTATCAGCAGATGGTGATTGCTCAGGGAGGCAATCCGAATGCAGGGTTGCAGGTCGCCCCTGCGATTGACGTCGCTGCGACGGAGTCGGGCGTTGTGGCTTCCATCGATACGGAAGCGATCGGCATGGCGATCATCGCGATGAACGGAGGCCGGCAGAAGCTCGGTGACACGATTGACCACTCGACGGGGATCGAGATGCTGGTCAGAATCGATGACGTCGTGGAACGCGGCCAGCCGTTGGCACGAGTGTTTTCACCCGAAGCGAGTCGCCACCTGAACGCGGTTCGAGCGGCGTTTAAATTGTCAGACTCGGCTGTGGCACCGGCACTGATCGCCGGCCGAGTCTAAACGTGTTTCTTGCGTTCTTGCGTTCGTTCCGCCTCGAAAGCACCGGTCATTCCCGCGCAGAGTCCTGCCCTCGCGAAGGTGGGCGCGCAAAGCCTGTACAGATGCCTGCCCCGCCACCTCAGAGCAGTGATAGCCCCGTCATTCCTGCGCGCAGGCGGGAACCCGGTGTGCAGTTGCAGGGTTCCCGCCTGCGCGGGAATGACGGTCACCAGACAGACGCTGCAGTTCCCGCGAGAATGGATCGCAACGCAGCTATACCGCGAGCGGGGCAGAATGAGACATTCGGCGCGGGAGTAAGAAGAGCGGATCGGCGTCGGCCGCGGCCAGTATAGAATCCCCTTGCGGCCCTGGCACCCCGGAAACGGCTGCCCGAGCAACTCACACGCCACCACAAAGAACGCGCCGATGAAACTCTCCCCGTGAAGCTTCCCGACAACTGGCAGTCACTCATCGACGGCGTCGCGAAAGGCTCGCGGTCGCGCGTACGCTCCGTTCTCGAAGTTCGCAGTGGGTGCCGCCGTGCAAACCACTGATGGAGAAATCTTCACCGGGTGCAACGTGGAGAATTCGTCGTACGGCATGACGATCTGTGCGGAGCGAGTCGCCGCCTGCACAGCCGTTGCGGCCGGTCATCGAAACATCGATATCGTCTGCGTATCACTCGACGGCAGTCCGGTTCCCTGCGGAGCGTGCCGACAATTCCTGCACGAATTCAACGCCGGCATGGTGGTCATCATGGACGACATCAACCGCGCCCCCGACACGCCGCCCGAATGCACCCGGCTGAGCGATCTGCTTCCTCGCGGCTTCCGGCTGGACGCATGATTCACGACGAAACCGCGCGCCGTGCGGGATTCACCGCACTTCCCGTCGACGAAACGTGCCGGCGTCGGATTCGCCGGGCTGGTCGTTCAGCCGGTCGCTGAGGTGATTGCGGTTGTTTCGCTGCACCAGGTTGACGGGAGCCTTCCAGCCGCCGGGAGCGTTTGCGACGACGACCGGTTTTCCGGTGTTGTCGTGGATGCGGAGGTTGTCGGCGACGAGTCCGTTGGATGACATTCGCCAGCAGTGAATTGCCTGCCCGCCGCTTTTGATCACGTTGCCGATGACTTCGTAACCGTCGAGCTGAAAGTTTGGTTCAAGCGACGTTGTGGCGGTTTCCATGTAGTTGTGGTTGCAGCGCACATTGCGCAGGTGGCCGCGGTGAGACGGATGGCCAAGCAAGTAGCCGCTGCCGTTCGGATTGATCGTTCGCGTGTAGAAAATATCGATATTCTCCGCGTCGAACGATTCGCCTTCCGTCACGGCACCGCCCGCGAGAAATCGGCCGGTGTGTTCGCCATACAGCATCACGGAACGCATCGTGTCGGTCATGGTGATATCCCGAATCAGCACGTTTCGCACGCGGCCATGAACCAGGACGCAGGCGTTGATGTCCTTCACCAGACCGCTCGGCTGGACGTTGTTTGACGCGTTCAGATCGATCGTGCCTTTGCCGACGATTCGGACGTTCTCGATGTAATCGGGCTGCAAACCGTGGCCGATACGGATGCCGTACGATTCGCGACCGTCATACGAAATGAACCACAGGCTGCCCTGGTTGTGGCCGGTCCGGTTTTCGAATCGGATTTGAACACCGGCCGTCAGTTCCTGCCAGTCGCCGGTGATCGGCATGCCTTCGACACGCTTGTCGAAGATCTTTCCGACTCCCCAGGAGAACGTGTCCGGCTTTCCATTCTGACCTTCGCCGTCGATGACGATCGTGAAGACGGTGACGCCGGGAGACACTTCGTTCGAATGACCGCCGCTGGCGAGAGAAATGTCGTAGTCGCCACCGACGGACAGATCGTCCAGCTTCTTCGGTGCTCCGTGGTCGGTCGTAATCTCGGGAACGGCTTCCTGAGACGTTTCTCCGTCGGCCAGTTTCAGCGTGGCTCCTTCCTGAAGTTCGATCTCCACGGACTTGTCAACATACAGCAGCGCGCGGTGTTTGCCGAGGCGATGCTGGTGAAGACCGGGCAGAAAGATGATTCGATCTCCCGGCGCGGCGTGATCGAGAATCTGTTGAGGCGGGTCGTCGGGCCTGACCAGATGTTCGACGCGGCCGGAGTTGTTTGCATCATCGTCACCGTGCACCACGGCACACGGGACCCAAATCGTCAGACACAAAAGCGCCGGCACTGTCTTCATGGGATGATCCGTAGCAGAACGTTGCTGATCTGAGGACCGCGAACGTCGATCGTCAGTGTATTGAAATCCCTTAGCGCGCCGGTGATGTTGAATTCCGCCTGCTGTGTTTCTGACGCCGGAACGCTGCATTCGCACATGTCCAGCAAGACGCCGTTGACGGCCACCAGCGGAGTGTCACCGCGGAAGTCGACCGCGATCCGGACCTGCGAACCTGCATCCAGTCCGGTCGGGCGATGGAAGCGGCGAGTCAGCGTGACGGCGCCCGGAGCCTGCCTCGCTTCGTCCACCGCAATCGGCAGCGTGCAGCGCTGCGGCGAATCAGGGGACTCGGCCCGAGTGAATTCCCAGGGGCCGGCAAGTCGGATTTCATGAACGGAAGTCACGTCGTCTCTCACGTCCACAACAATACTCGGTCACGCAGATGATCGGGCAGCCGCTGCTCCCTGGCCTTGTGAGCCAGTCCTTCGTGAGTCCGCGTGCTCAGGTGACTGAGAATGATCAGTTCGTTTCGGAACCTGTCGGCTCGATCCAGGATATCATCCAGATGCATGTGGCCAAACTTGTGGATCTTCTCCTTACGGTGCTCGGGGCGGAAGAACGTCATCTCGGTAATCAGAATCTGGGAGTTGTAGACGTCCGGGTGAGCGTCCAGGCCTGCCGGTGCGGTGTCGCCGGTGAAGCAGACCAGCGGCGTCAGAGTTTCCGCCGTGACGTCAGTGCCGCTCAGACGCAAATCGCGGATCTGATCTCCCGCAAGGCCGTGGAATTCAGGTTTCAGCTTCTTTCGGCTGTCGTAGACGATGTAGCCGACGGACGGAACGGTGTGCTTCGTCGCGAAGACCTGCACTTTGTGTTCCCGCGACAGTTCGATCAGGTCGCCGTCTTTTACGCCGACCAGTTGACAGATCATGCGGCCTCGATCCAGCCGCTGCCACGACTTCAGCATGCGAGTGACGTTTTCGACGACCTCCTCGGGCAGATAAATCGTCGGCGGGTCCATCTTCATCATGCGACGGCGAGCGACATACACCGGCAAAGCGGCCAGGTGGTCCAGATGAGTGTGCGAGACGAAAAAGGTTTGCGTGCCCATGAACGACCATGGGCTGCCGCCCAGTTCGAACCCCAGCTTCAGTTCGGGAATTCGCCAATAGCTCTGCACCGCGGCGCGCGAATAGCCTTCAATCGTCAGCGCCTTGTGTTTGACGGACTGCAGCGGCAGATTCTCAAGCATGGTTCTGCCACCACTCCGGCTGAGCGAAGATTCCGGCGACGGAAACTTCGAATCCCGGTAAACATCGCTGCCGCTCAGGGTCTGCCGCTGGCCGAGTGCCAGAGTATGCGATGCCTTGCGAATCACCTGAATCTCCCGCTTGGACGGATCCGGAACCCAGATCACTTCGACTCCCGCCTTCATGTACGCCAGTGTGCGAGTCCGCAGTTCCTGTCGTCGATCATTGGCCGAAGCGACTTCCACCACCAGCCGAGGCACCCGACTGGCGACAACCTGATCGGACTGTTCGAACTGCGTACCGGAATCAAAAAAACTGATCGCCGGAAAGTAGACCGTGTCCGGTGCCCTGGCAACCTGGACTCCCAGTTCATGACAGGCATAGCCGACGGCCTGCCCCGCGCGCCGACGAAACCATTCCGCCATCGCTCGCGACAGATTCAGCACGATCGTGCCGTGAATGTCGTCGGGCGCCTGCATCAGCACCGTCTTTCCGGCGTGCAGCTCGTGCCAGCGACCGCCTTCCGGCAAATCCAGTTTGCTGGCGGCAAACTCTTCTGCCGTCATGTGAGCGTCGGAAATCATCTGTCCTCAACCCGCGAATCGTCATCGGGAAACCGACCATTCTTGCGGTCCGGACCGCAAACTCCAAGCGTCCCGCCCGATGCCATGCCGCGAAGTTCCCGAGCCATGAACGCCGGCAGTTTCTACACCCGCGCTGACGGCGCCGGCGTCCGCGCATCTGCACCTTCAACCGCGCGGCCGCGCAACCACCTCTCCCCGCGCAGCGTCAGGGAGGGCGAGGCTCCTGCCGAGCCGCGTGTGCCAGAGGACGTCCGGTGGTGGCAGCGGCTCGGCGGGAGCCTCGCCCTCCCGATGGTTGCAACATACACCGCATGAAGGAGTCAGCACGTCCCAAAACGCATTCCGACGTCTGCGCCGCACAGCTTCTGCGAAGGTGTGGTACCCGAGGAGGTCGCATTTCCGGGTGCACATGCACCAGCACCGCGCATTACCGACGGCCGCATCCACCTCTCCCCGCGCAGCGGCAGGGAGAGGTCGGGCGAGCGGAGCGAGGCCCGGGAGAGGGCCGATCGCGCGTTCTGCGTTCGGGCGACCCAGCACGGCCAACGCGGACGTCCCTCCCCCGAACTTGCTTCGCTCGTTCGACCCCTCCCTGTTGGCCTTCGGCCGGGAGGGGTGCATGGAGTTCCAACCGCGACGGCCGCGCAACCACCTCTCCCCGCGCAGCGTCCAGGGAGGGCGAGGCTCCTGCCGAGCCGCGTGTGCCAGAGGACGTCCGATGGTGGCAGCGGCTCGGCGGGAGCCTCGCCCTCCCGATGGTCGCAACATACACCGCATGATGGAGCGATGCCCGGGAGAGGGCCGACCGCGCGAAATCAGAGCGTTCAGATTCCCAGGTCGCGCTCGAGGTGCTGGAGTCGTTCGTCAAGTCCGCGGATCGACTCCTGCAGCCGTTCAATCGTCGCTTCCTGGACCCGAATCTGGTGTTCGAGTCGTTCCAGCGATGTATCCGATGCTGCAGCAACGTTCGGCGCGGTCGCCTGTGTTGCGGTACGGGGTGTTTCGGTTCCGGAAGAACGGGGCGGTTCTTCGACGTCATCGGCCAGCGCGGCGGGTTCCAGTGTTTGTCCTTCTTTCGGCAGATAGAATGTGTGGTCAACTTCGACGCCGCGCCGTTCCAGGGGGCCGTTTGCCTGCAGATATCCCATACTCAGCAGGCCGCTCAATTCTTCTCGAAGAGCTTCCTGGGAATCGATGCGCACCATCCGGCTGGCTCGCGTGCGAAGTTCGCCGGGCTGTTGCCGGCCTCGCAGCAGCAGTTCCGCGATGATCGCGAACTGCGCTTCCGAAAAATCAAACTTGTGCCGCATGTAGTGGCGATATCGCGGCGCCCGGCCTCCGTCGGTAAACACTTCGGCGACCAGCAGGTCTTCGCGAAGTTCGTCCAGAGCCTGCTGGACCTGGTCTTCGTCGTAACTGACCACCGGCTCACGATTACTTTTTTGATTGCACGCGGTGGTCGTGGCTTTCAGAGTCAGCGGGTACTGCTCCGGAGTCGTGAAGGCCTTTTCCATCAGCACGCCGATCACGCGGCGCTGAATTCTGGTCAATTGCCGGATCTGATTCTTTGGTTCATCGCTCATCGTCAATTACTTCCGTGACTGCGCACTGACCGGGTCGGAAAGTGAGCCCGTGTTCCGTCGCGAGCGGATTGTGCGGAGGAACGCGTCGGCGCTCAAGCGTGCCCGGACCGCTATCCTTCCCGGCGTCCGAACCCGGTCAGAATCGACAGCACCATCAGCGGCAGCAGAGCGTGGTTGTAAAACGCGTACGGAAGAAACTCGGACCATTCGACAACCGGCACCTCTGGATACAGTTCCGTAACCTGCTTCTGAATGGCCACAGCCGCGACGACCGACGTTGCGTACGGCAGCAGATACGGAAATGAACACGACACAGTGTCCAGCAGGTTGGCGCTGCGATACGGGTGGATTCCGGCGTTTTTGCGAATGACGTTGGCCAGTGGTCCCGCGGTAATCATGGCCACGGTGTTGACGGAGACGCAGACATTCGTGAACGAAATCAGCGCCAGAATGGCCAGCTCCGCGTTGCGCAGCGAACCGGCGATCAGCGACTGAAGCTTCTTCATCAACAGGTCCAGAAACCCGCCGACTCGCATCAGGCCGATCGCGGTCACCAGCAGCAGAGTCAGAATGGCCGTCGGCACCAGGCTCATCGCGCCGCGGACGGCGCTGCCGGTGACTTCGCCCTGGGAATTGATGGCAAAGATGCGTTCGAACTCAAACACGCCGGTCATAGGTCCAATGACGGCTGCCAGAAAAATGCCAACGGTCAGCGCTCCCAGAAAATGTCCGCCGCTGATGGCAATGACGAACACAACCACCGACGGAATCAGCATCGGCAGTCCCTTCGGGTCGGAGTTCTTTTTCAGGATTTCCTGTGACACTTCGGCGGATTGCGACGTTCCGCCACCGCCGATCACCGCGAACAGCACGGTCGCGACGGCAGCGGCGATCAATACGTATTTCAGTCGGGAACGGACGACTCCACCAACATCCGCTTCCTGAGTCGCCGCCGAAACGATCGTGGTGTCCGAAATCGGAGCGACGTTGTCACCAAACGCCGCTCCGCTGATGATGGCGCCGATCAGCGCCGCCGGGTTGGCTCCCAGAAACACGCCGGCCGGATACATCACCGCGGTAAAACCGACGATGGTGCCCATACCGGTGCCGACTGACGTTGCAAACAGGGCCGCCGAAACAAAAACGGCGGCGACCAGAATTCCGCCGCTTAAATTCAGCTTTTCACCGATCCAGACAATGGCTTGCACCATTCCGGAATCGGCC
Encoded here:
- a CDS encoding Na+/H+ antiporter NhaC family protein, producing MSDSTTPDITEADVHFRGGAVASVVPMAVFLIATIALVVHGAPHVEGMILAAMLGISCGMCFAKNLAVYSEQSFALMANRVATVAVVCWLWAGAFSGIMADSGMVQAIVWIGEKLNLSGGILVAAVFVSAALFATSVGTGMGTIVGFTAVMYPAGVFLGANPAALIGAIISGAAFGDNVAPISDTTIVSAATQEADVGGVVRSRLKYVLIAAAVATVLFAVIGGGGTSQSAEVSQEILKKNSDPKGLPMLIPSVVVFVIAISGGHFLGALTVGIFLAAVIGPMTGVFEFERIFAINSQGEVTGSAVRGAMSLVPTAILTLLLVTAIGLMRVGGFLDLLMKKLQSLIAGSLRNAELAILALISFTNVCVSVNTVAMITAGPLANVIRKNAGIHPYRSANLLDTVSCSFPYLLPYATSVVAAVAIQKQVTELYPEVPVVEWSEFLPYAFYNHALLPLMVLSILTGFGRREG
- a CDS encoding Uma2 family endonuclease, which produces MISDAHMTAEEFAASKLDLPEGGRWHELHAGKTVLMQAPDDIHGTIVLNLSRAMAEWFRRRAGQAVGYACHELGVQVARAPDTVYFPAISFFDSGTQFEQSDQVVASRVPRLVVEVASANDRRQELRTRTLAYMKAGVEVIWVPDPSKREIQVIRKASHTLALGQRQTLSGSDVYRDSKFPSPESSLSRSGGRTMLENLPLQSVKHKALTIEGYSRAAVQSYWRIPELKLGFELGGSPWSFMGTQTFFVSHTHLDHLAALPVYVARRRMMKMDPPTIYLPEEVVENVTRMLKSWQRLDRGRMICQLVGVKDGDLIELSREHKVQVFATKHTVPSVGYIVYDSRKKLKPEFHGLAGDQIRDLRLSGTDVTAETLTPLVCFTGDTAPAGLDAHPDVYNSQILITEMTFFRPEHRKEKIHKFGHMHLDDILDRADRFRNELIILSHLSTRTHEGLAHKAREQRLPDHLRDRVLLWT
- a CDS encoding DUF480 domain-containing protein — its product is MSDEPKNQIRQLTRIQRRVIGVLMEKAFTTPEQYPLTLKATTTACNQKSNREPVVSYDEDQVQQALDELREDLLVAEVFTDGGRAPRYRHYMRHKFDFSEAQFAIIAELLLRGRQQPGELRTRASRMVRIDSQEALREELSGLLSMGYLQANGPLERRGVEVDHTFYLPKEGQTLEPAALADDVEEPPRSSGTETPRTATQATAPNVAAASDTSLERLEHQIRVQEATIERLQESIRGLDERLQHLERDLGI
- a CDS encoding thymidine phosphorylase — its product is MPNHSPAHIIALKRDGEELTDDQIGFFIRGYAEDRIPDYQMAALAMAVLLRGMNDRETAALTLAMLNSGTRLTWPDDGIPRVDKHSTGGVGDKISIVLAPLLAACGVQVPMLSGRGLGATGGTLDKLEAIPGFRTDLSLDEITRRTQTVGCVITGTTKELAPADRKLYALRDVTGTVPSIPLITASIMSKKLAESLDALVLDVKFGSGAFMKTRDDAIALARSLAATGRRMNVRTTALLTDMNQPLGRMCGNAVEILESIDVLQGKGPADVRDLTLQLAAELLVSCGRCSSTDEGVAVAARNLDSGAAFEKYQQMVIAQGGNPNAGLQVAPAIDVAATESGVVASIDTEAIGMAIIAMNGGRQKLGDTIDHSTGIEMLVRIDDVVERGQPLARVFSPEASRHLNAVRAAFKLSDSAVAPALIAGRV